atggtaattaactgtttacacagataacAGTTCTGTCGGGagagaatccgaacttgtcatgacagaaactgaacacaataaatagacagtgcaaaacaataaagaacacaccgaatttttacaaggttcagaaaccctttcggataacctactccttggggccacgcctagagaataaatcaattagtaaagaaacaatgtgtacaaaagtattgacttaaacaatataagactccctcttaaactattgccgcaatcttgttgtactcttctctacgaatatGATTTGATGAAacgttgattctcttgaactcccttcaaagaataacGAGTGCacgcttcctcccgaagtgagagttagatagaatcctctcccgaagatccttatgaacacgttcacaatagacactatctgtttataatggactagatagatatccacaagtacactcagtactctcacaaagattaaggtgaacaaacttaatctctacaaataaagacacccttcaaaataacgtaatgtttacaaatattcaaaatggaagaggtgaaaattccaaaggccttggcaagatatttataggcaaggaaatcgtccaaggccatcattttttggtatctttgaaatcaatttgcgaattcctttgattaaggaaatcagccagccagatgaattctatgtcgacagaaaaggaaactgatgagtcagcaatgaaatcaattttatctggcagaacgaacatggtcatttcttttgaccatgttcatttttgaTACCTTCTTTATTCCATAATAAtcttctttattccagaataatcataatccttgaaaataatctcaagataattgcaaaatatatttttaccaaatattgattatttgtgataaataaggtaaaaaaaatatattcacacttaaagatattttcacactagAAAATCAGCTGAATAATTTGATAATTAACCCGAGAATTAATAAggagatatgctactaattttCCTTAagcatttaaaatattttgtctaaattaaagttagccaataaaggattttacaatctccccctttggcaacttgatagacaaaaatattttaagagtttattttgaaaGATCCTGCAAAGACAAACCAAGTTAGAGCAAATAGTAATGGAATTACTCCCCCTGCGAAATGCATCTCAATTGTAACAAGGCTCACAAACATGAAAAAAAGATAAACCTGATCAAAATGAACCTTCttactcccccttgttgtctagcaataagccaaaggagtaacAAAAAGAAACCAAATGAAAAGACACTAAACAACGTTCTGTTACAatttatttaaaacaaaaaagCAAAACCGAACAAAAGAGAAACAAATGGCCTCATTTGGAAGAGCCCGCAGCAAATTGAGACATCATGGTCGAGAGACAATTCGTGAGACTGAACACTTCTGTCTGAACAGATTCCAGAGTGGCCTTGACACCAGCGAGTTCAGTAATGATAGAATCAGCATCGCCAGCCTTGAGAGCAATCCCTTTAGTTGCCTTGACTGATGAGGGTTCCTTCTTGAGTTTGTAGTCTGCACCGGCAGTGGGAGGTGTCACGATTTCATATTCCAATCAAAGAGACTTTTGAGAATCAAGCAACTTGTAGATCAAATGAGGAAACACCAAATATTGACCTTTCTTTTTGGCTTTTCCTAAGGCAGTGATCTGATAAAAAATGAGAGTTGCAAGATCAACTTGGAGACCAGTCTCAACTTTGTACAGAAAGAAGGTCGTGTCAAAAGTAATGGTGGAGGTATGAGTGGTGGGAATCCAATTGTTGGTGGCAATTTTGTGAAGCACAGCATAGTAATGAGTAAGATCAGTCAATTTGAGTACCGAGTGTGGTTCCCAAACAATATTCTGTCCCACCAATTCAAATAAAACCGTGCCTTTGTTGAATTCCACAACAACATTGTCAATAGTAGGAGGCAAATTGAGAACCTTGGCAATTTCAGCAGCACTAAACAAATACCAATGCCCCCGAACATAAACTTGACCAAACATAAAAGACTTgctatcaaacagatcatcattaAGATTAGCATAGAATTCTTGAACAACCCGAGGAACAAAACCATCCAACCCAGTTAAAGATCCTAATCACCCTCGATCCTCAATATTCTTAATGACCCCAAACACTCTATgggcagaaaaagaaaaaaaattctcacACATAAAATCACGATGCacataatgcttcatatttttctcattgtcaTTGAAACAGAAATTCAAAGAGTGAGCTTTAAAAGATGAACCTGGAGAGACTTTTGGACCCACTGGTGACTTAGTGTGAATCTCGAGAATTTTCACAAATTTCTTGCCCTTTGGAGAAATAGGAAGGTCCTCTAATGGGTCAGACTCGGCTTCAGATGCAACATCATCATCAAGAGAGGGATCTTCTTCAAGGGGATCATCATCTGAGGGAACACAATCTACAGATGGATCAGATTCAGAAGAGGAACAGGGAGGAGGAATCTTCTTTACCTTCGACCGAAACTTAGAACGTGGAGTGGAACCCACGAGAGACGAGGCCTTTGGAGTGGAATCTGAAGGATTAGACCCTTTGGACCGAGGTGATTTTTGAGAAAATGAGACTTGGAACCATCCTTTGCTATTTTTCTTGGGTGCAAGAACATCATGGGATTCTGAGGAGTCAGAATGGGTTTTGGCCGAATCACCGTCATGATCAGAGACATCATCTGAGAGGGATGCTCGGCCCTTTTTGGAGGACCCAAGGACAGAGGCGAGCGGAGCCACCGATGAAGGAGGTCCGGACGAAACTTTGAGGGCTTCTAGGTCAGGAAATACCACGGCTTTGCTCGTGGTGATGGAACCATCAATGAGGCTAGGTTGAGACAAGGTACTCTTTCGAGCCTTTTTCTTGGTGAGAGATGGAGAAGCAGTCAACGAGCCAGCCACTTCCTTGACAGACCGAGAGCCACTTCCTCTAGTTTTCACCATGATTGCACGAGAATGAGAGAAAACTGTCAAGGAAAAGAAACCAGAAAAAAATGAAGGATGGAGACGGTTGAGATATTGGGCCCAAGGATATCTGAATATAAAGAAAGGGAAAGATAGGGATTTGATCTTTTATTCCTTTATTTGAGAATTAAATGAAATAAACACTTTTGGAAAGTACATAATAATATCCGAAAAATAACTGCCAACAATTGTTCACGACACAAAATTGGGAAACAAGCCAAAAAGGAAACTTTTGATCTTAAAAAAATGAGATAAAGACAAAAACAAACTTGATACAACATACCCTTTTTGAGACACTCAGATTCGATTTTCCTtagaaaagatatatatatattttattttttaattaagtaatatatatatatataaccaatgTACCAAAAAATATCCCACTTTTTATTAGTGCTCAAAGTCTTCGTGCCCTTGCATGTGGAGAAAGAAACAATCATTATTTCAAAACAAATTTttactataaggttagaaaatatatttaatataaatcatgctttttgttatccccaaaaattggagttcgatgacgtggcaatagaaatgacaaatggcaaggaatggttaggtgatctggcttaggagtgacccggtagaccagtgaagaattttgactggccactcacatgtttgtctgcccaggcatgaccatgtccgaccagtcatgtgtttgtctgcccaggcatgaccttgtctgaccagtcacatgtttgtctacccaggcatgaccttgtccgaccagtcatgaccatgtccgaccagtcatgaccatgtctgcccagccaagtgcatgtctgcccagttaggtgcgtgtctgcccagtgaaagtttggccgaccagcctgaatATGATATGGATTGACTAGatagagcagggctacgcaagagatcccagaaacggcttcaacaattGGTCTTGGcttgtgcgggaatctctcagtttatcccacgaatatagtatattgttatattatgaatattattgtaaattaaatataatgagaataacaaaatatcccgattatgtgGGGATaccatttgtacgatcctgagcctataaatacaaggcttatggcatcataaggggacttttggaacttttgattcgaattctgattttctagagagagagagagagtacttgtatttgagagaattcttgtattcttgtaatttgcactgaagaaactcagttgactcaggttcatctgatcttgagtacagatctataatcacaactctaagtggactaggctattaccaacacattggggttgaaccactataaaaatcgtttgtgtcgtttatttctcttgaaggtttttgtcgtttttgacgtctacacgtcgttggccaaaaacgcagtcaacattttggtgctttcattgagagcctgaagagaaagacagacggtctCTGAAGCATTATGGCACCTAAgagcaccaatgcggcctccaagaagacaggctcctctaaagagcctgctagatcagaaggtcctggcccacaagaccatgagactaagcctagggtcatgctcgaggacgtgactccagaagtcgaagaactccaggaagccatgggggccttccaggaggagatggcacaattccacaccagacaggaggcgttcgctgaagagatggccaggcagaaagccgcgttagagcagcaaaggcgcgatatggaggccaaaagcgaagagctcagaaaacaacaggaggaggtcaaccggagacatcgtgaagcagcacttgctctagaagtggctacccaattagcccaagccaatgctcaagacgcagcacaagcagccacccagggagcaagaaataataatagtGGTcgaaggaccactgacagagccgattctcgaggaccaggcagaagcaggagtaacccccctggtcgggaagatgatggggaccgatccaaAAATGCCTCagcgcaaagggagcactctaaaACCCCCTCcaagagccaccgatcagagacttctagatcagggagtcaccggtcgggcaataaaaagactccacctaggcaggatcagaccaagactcctcgagagaagaggacttcacaattcaaagatgggcatggtcgtgatgaggctgatagttatcacaccgaccagtcaaaggaaaaggagggcaatgaccaacaaggaggaaaagactgcccggggcgtaccgaaaggcctccactgcaccccggccagcagcgtagtgggagagcgcaagtcccgcgtagtaagccctctgagaaattgaagagtacggtgttcaatcgagcaggagagcatgcttcccggaaggatttaagggatgttatcaccaacaagaggaggaccgtcccggtcgaagggcaaaatctggaccgccctgccagtcaagtagaaatacttgacgacgacgcgccagatggtaatgcctgaccaggcggtcaagatcttggaacttcatcagttgcaccagccatccaagcccaactAGATGTACTAGCAGCtgtagtgcaaggtttgtcaaaacgaccttccaggatagatgcgatagaccaccggagtggcagcccattttgtgctcggattagagtagcccagccaccggcaaaatataaagcaccggttctgccagtatatacagaaaaagtagatcccatcagacatgttgggaagtttgaggaccagatggaattgcttggagtaagtgacgattatcgatgcagagttttcccgactactttgtcagataccgcccaggaatggtattggaagtttaagccaaactccattacctcttgggaaggattcaggaaggagttttgtagacaattcaacactgctcggactccaccagtttatgcaaaccacttggcagatatcaaacaaggaaaagatgagtctctaaagaattatatacagagattcatgagagaagccaatagagcaactgctgtaggagatgaggggaagatggttgccatatctgctgagataacttatcagagccctttgtgggatagcatacatagaaGTCCAATTTCAatacttcaacaatttcttgaccgagcagacaagtatatgaaattggatgatgcaattgagaaagaggagaatggcataaacaatccgggagaatcaactgactctcctaaggatggtggaaagaaacgtggaaataacgggtctgaccaccatgaggaaaagaaagtaaatttgagttcaaatgaaaagccaactaagtatgagcctcagttcactaactacaccactctctcgaccagccgagcagtgatatatcttgctagtcatgaagaggttccctacaagaaacctccacccatcaggaaagagatgaggaagagagacatgaataagttttgtgtgacaataaacattatgctcataaaatgttagagcaataagagtgtgagaaagtatacttagtatggacttatgaaatgtctaaaatttctaagttagaaaactaagtactcatgcgaaaatataaggcatacatcagagtgactttactattcacaaaaaaattataacttttcaagtctaaaaagacttagaatgttttaagttagaaaagaaaagtaaagtataaatgccaacaactcagttgtaagagagaaatatcaaagctgctaagcaacaattgtcttcacaagaataaaGAGCAAACTACTAGCCGGGTACaaggtttagctgatcaggtgcaaagttttcctggtcgggagagtagatacaacttccctggtcggctaagcatgtatcaccgatcgagtaggaaactctgttgtttagCATAAATAACATCGATGAGTCTCTGGAGTGGATCAAACAAACAAGagcaaatgaatgcaaagtaaaaatatttactacacAGTGAAAAattttctttgagaagagaagtcaatttttcccaagattgattgagagaaatcaatctctcaaaacacttttgggaaatttgaacaaggtgctttgatggtttttggTAGGGAAAGTTTTAGGTATAGGCTTAAATGGCTATGTCATGTGCCCAAGCAGATGCCGAGTGTGCCGAAGTAGGCCCCCGCGCGCGTCTGAGGGCTGCATCCGAGCGGTGTCCGAGCAGCTGGGTTGCTTCCGCGTGTGCGTCCAATCGGCTGGGGGACTGCATCCGAATGGCTGGCTGGGCATCCGAAGGCTGATGACCGAATGGCGTGCGTCCGAGGGCTGGTGTCCGAGCAGCCAAGGCTGTGTCCGAGTGGATTTGAGCTGCATCCGATCGGGTGTGGTTGTGTCCGAGCTGTAAGATAAACTcattacaggatctttatttattttcatgcaatttacatattatcaaaaaaacatgcaaattcctagaacatgctcctatgaaattgatacaaatacaaagtaaagtaaaaacttacattacgcagcggaattggaacaacttcatccttcaatctctctaacccttgattcctttctgtagcagagtattatcaagagattgaacaaggtaagcaacacagtcttcctcaccaagcctttgatcaacctagaactagtgtgggctagttctcaacacatgagatagagatcttgaagagaagaagaaaagagagtggccaagaaaggttagactgtctaggttttcacttaccaatcaactgaaactcacttgtttttcaaaaccctagatatcatattccttatataagcaacttaatgagatttatttaaatttaaattaattaaaactaataaacaaaaataaaagcattgggctgccataaatggacttgggcccattctctttgttttgaatttaaatcccaactgggcctaaattccaaacattttatttatttttaaattaattaattaaatctttattcaaattaactaattataatttgaaacttgatttaatattatttatttatattgatactaatttatcaatattaataaatttacctaaagattctcttttattctctaaatctcatatctctgtaaattttccaaaattgacctagtcaactttaaaaatcctaattgataattaaatcaattaattgagacattctagatgattttctcaaaggtgatgcggggaccatggatccatgaaatcaagctccaacaagttaccgtgaatttatttacgaataatttcactaccttattaattcctcgtgactccactatagactcggaattgaactcttgaattcatagaacgtattttcaaaaccataaatacgttatccattgttataaccattacattcagtcaatcctctatcgatgaattactaacgagctgggtgcaaattaccgttttacccctcatcagtattttatccttaactcccactaagttccttataaatgatatttctgtgaacttaatcacagaaatgagatctcaatcatttaaccttttgagcaaagcaattaaggaaatcatcttttcacttctcatacagaagttatagatttcgtatctatgaataatactcccactcaattacactaataaatctctaagatgtaagtatgggctagaccatagggtaagttggtaacgaacaagtcaaaagatttaaataatataaatagcagaatattatcactcagaattaagatcgacttaatatatgatcaactttgtgacattgattagatttgataacaacgatacttatttatcaatcaataatcaatattggtcctagtccgatgtaactaaatacatccgattttatctacttggtcgatgccttggacaagacatcacaccctgaatgtgtaagtagatcatatcgtagattgcctaatcagtgaaaatccaatgcactgatctaatcttaggactcgttcttttgaacatataattacaattataatccactgtgacctagtcactataattgtaactatccatatgttcgggattttataaatgtttgtattatttcaataatcatgtaataaaacaagcaagcagcacggttgtcaaactaaatgatttctactacttttattgataatatgaaatcgtgctacatgtctgacatggttttataagggcataaaacccaacacgaGCAGCATCCGTCCATGCGGCTGGGGTGCTAAGCCTTGGGATGTGTCCGAGCAGCATTTGTCTGTCCGAGCAGCACGCGTCCGAGGAGAT
The genomic region above belongs to Humulus lupulus chromosome 1, drHumLupu1.1, whole genome shotgun sequence and contains:
- the LOC133777904 gene encoding uncharacterized protein LOC133777904, with the protein product MVKTRGSGSRSVKEVAGSLTASPSLTKKKARKSTLSQPSLIDGSITTSKAVVFPDLEALKVSSGPPSSVAPLASVLGSSKKGRASLSDDVSDHDGDSAKTHSDSSESHDVLAPKKNSKGWFQVSFSQKSPRSKGSNPSDSTPKASSLVGSTPRSKFRSKVKKIPPPCSSSESDPSVDCVPSDDDPLEEDPSLDDDVASEAESDPLEDLPISPKGKKFVKILEIHTKSPVGPKVSPGSSFKAHSLNFCFNDNEKNMKHYVHRDFMCENFFSFSAHRVFGVIKNIEDRGKSFMFGQVYVRGHWYLFSAAEIAKVLNLPPTIDNVVVEFNKGTVLFELVGQNIVWEPHSVLKLTDLTHYYAVLHKIATNNWIPTTHTSTITFDTTFFLYKVETGLQVDLATLIFYQITALGKAKKKDYKLKKEPSSVKATKGIALKAGDADSIITELAGVKATLESVQTETTRGSKKVHFDQDLSK